A DNA window from Paenibacillus andongensis contains the following coding sequences:
- a CDS encoding LysR family transcriptional regulator, giving the protein MIELLEGRFFKTFIAVMEEKSFNRASEKLGYVQSTVTNHIQLLERACGQKLFHRLSKGVKPTEAGLKLAKFAHQFVHLGLSLEKAMDESNQLKGTIHLSMHESFFVTRMFSLIEQFQYDYPKVKFKLETGYHQDVIDDVLQHVVDFGFVPRNPQRDDLYFFPMLQEELIFIASDELTRKVEVDGLKVLNGESVLSFGNSCLYYTHAVKVLVEAGVEASSAIQYPSIEMIKKAVKCGIGFALIPKVAAEKELNDGEVRSLSLSTRIFSTHGMIVNKDRALNFPAQMFKAFVLDTYSMPDDMD; this is encoded by the coding sequence ATGATTGAGTTGTTAGAAGGAAGATTTTTCAAGACTTTCATTGCAGTAATGGAGGAAAAAAGCTTTAATCGTGCGTCAGAAAAATTGGGATATGTCCAATCAACAGTTACAAATCATATTCAATTATTGGAACGAGCATGTGGTCAAAAACTATTTCACCGTTTATCAAAAGGAGTAAAACCAACTGAAGCTGGCCTAAAACTTGCTAAATTTGCCCATCAGTTTGTACATTTAGGGCTGTCTTTAGAAAAAGCTATGGATGAATCGAATCAACTAAAAGGAACTATTCACCTAAGCATGCATGAATCTTTTTTTGTGACGAGAATGTTTTCGCTTATAGAACAGTTTCAGTATGATTATCCGAAGGTTAAGTTTAAGTTAGAAACTGGCTATCACCAGGATGTTATTGACGATGTTTTGCAGCATGTCGTTGATTTTGGATTTGTTCCGCGAAATCCCCAACGAGATGACCTTTACTTTTTCCCCATGTTACAAGAAGAGTTAATTTTTATCGCCTCTGATGAGTTGACGAGAAAAGTTGAAGTGGATGGTCTGAAAGTGTTAAACGGTGAATCCGTTCTCAGCTTTGGTAACAGTTGTTTGTACTACACTCATGCTGTCAAAGTATTAGTGGAGGCTGGAGTAGAAGCTAGTAGTGCTATTCAATATCCAAGCATTGAAATGATCAAAAAAGCTGTAAAATGCGGCATAGGTTTCGCATTAATTCCTAAAGTAGCAGCGGAAAAAGAATTGAATGATGGGGAAGTCAGATCGTTGTCTTTAAGCACAAGGATTTTCTCCACCCATGGAATGATTGTAAATAAAGACAGGGCACTAAACTTTCCAGCTCAAATGTTCAAAGCATTCGTATTGGATACATACTCCATGCCGGACGATATGGATTGA
- a CDS encoding TetR/AcrR family transcriptional regulator gives MSIHKNTAEIILDTAQIIVQEVGFNGFSYAHIAEIVGIRTASIHYHFPNKEDLGEALIARYHKQSLTAIAQIDVEAQNNLEKLRKFILIFDGPVQDYCTCLSVMLSTELPTLSEKVRVRLSQFLTANLTWLERVLNQGRREGHIKFEGAADVQAHKFLASLQGAQLLARSFRDKSRFEVIAEGLIAGLT, from the coding sequence ATGAGCATTCATAAGAATACTGCAGAGATTATTTTAGATACTGCTCAGATCATCGTGCAAGAAGTCGGATTTAACGGATTCAGCTATGCACATATTGCAGAAATAGTCGGGATACGCACGGCCAGCATTCATTACCATTTCCCTAACAAAGAGGATTTAGGAGAAGCGTTGATAGCACGTTATCACAAACAATCTTTGACTGCAATTGCTCAAATCGACGTCGAAGCACAGAACAACTTAGAGAAACTGCGCAAATTCATCTTAATATTCGATGGCCCTGTTCAGGATTACTGCACGTGTTTGAGTGTCATGCTTTCTACTGAATTGCCTACTTTATCAGAGAAAGTTCGTGTCAGGTTATCACAGTTTTTAACCGCTAACTTAACATGGTTGGAACGAGTATTGAATCAGGGGCGTCGAGAAGGGCATATCAAATTTGAAGGTGCTGCGGATGTGCAAGCCCATAAATTTTTGGCTTCTCTTCAAGGAGCGCAATTGCTTGCAAGAAGCTTTCGGGATAAAAGTAGGTTCGAAGTGATTGCTGAAGGATTAATTGCCGGCCTAACCTAA
- a CDS encoding DUF1048 domain-containing protein — MNFWEKITGSDMTKQMKSFESRAKKLPADYQAAWEKINANLWPRSDFTGRNLMPILDGVLGLLEETAADGQRVQEVLGDDIKGFCSALAGEEGAKSFRDKWREQLNKNIAKKLGK; from the coding sequence ATGAATTTTTGGGAAAAAATCACCGGCAGTGACATGACGAAACAAATGAAATCTTTTGAATCGCGAGCCAAAAAGCTGCCGGCTGATTATCAAGCTGCATGGGAAAAAATTAATGCCAATCTTTGGCCGCGCTCAGATTTCACCGGTCGCAACCTCATGCCAATTCTTGACGGTGTACTTGGCCTGCTCGAAGAAACGGCGGCGGACGGTCAGCGTGTTCAAGAGGTTCTGGGGGACGATATCAAAGGCTTCTGTTCAGCGTTAGCCGGCGAAGAAGGGGCAAAGTCTTTTCGCGACAAGTGGCGCGAGCAACTCAACAAAAATATCGCTAAAAAATTAGGTAAATAG
- a CDS encoding RCC1 domain-containing protein — protein sequence MEGDWLGQASLKVKRWTKDTISAGRRHTVGIKSDGMVMAVGDNKYGQCDVSGWRDIVSVAAGNVHMATNTGNAHTIGLKSDSTVAAVGWNKHDQCDVNDWCDIVAVAAGWRRTIGLKSDGTVVAVGRNHEGECNVSGWHDIVAVAAGDWHTIGLKLDGTVTAVGNNRYSQCNVSGWCDIVAVAAGYLHTIGLKSDGTVTAVGLNNHGQCDVSGWRGIVAIAVGSNHTIGLKSDGTVAAVGWNEYGQCNVSDWRDIVAIAAGCAHTVGLKSDGTVVAVGDNGFGQCDVSGWRGIRLPGN from the coding sequence ATTGAAGGTGATTGGCTCGGACAGGCGTCGTTAAAGGTGAAACGCTGGACTAAAGATACTATATCGGCGGGTCGTCGTCATACCGTTGGGATTAAATCTGACGGAATGGTGATGGCTGTGGGTGATAATAAATATGGCCAATGTGATGTAAGCGGCTGGCGCGATATTGTGTCGGTCGCGGCTGGTAATGTTCATATGGCGACGAACACAGGTAATGCTCATACAATTGGTCTTAAATCTGACAGTACTGTGGCAGCTGTGGGTTGGAATAAGCATGACCAATGCGATGTAAACGACTGGTGCGATATTGTAGCGGTTGCGGCGGGTTGGCGTCGTACCATTGGGCTTAAATCGGATGGCACGGTGGTTGCTGTGGGCCGAAATCATGAAGGTGAATGCAATGTAAGCGGCTGGCATGATATTGTGGCGGTCGCGGCGGGTGACTGGCATACCATCGGTCTTAAATTGGACGGCACGGTGACGGCTGTGGGTAATAATCGGTATAGCCAATGCAATGTAAGCGGCTGGTGCGATATTGTGGCGGTTGCGGCGGGTTATCTTCATACAATCGGTCTTAAATCGGACGGTACGGTGACGGCTGTGGGTTTGAATAACCATGGCCAATGTGATGTAAGCGGCTGGCGAGGTATTGTGGCGATAGCGGTGGGTAGTAATCATACCATTGGCCTGAAATCAGACGGTACTGTGGCGGCTGTGGGTTGGAATGAGTATGGCCAATGTAATGTAAGTGATTGGCGCGATATTGTGGCGATTGCGGCGGGTTGTGCCCATACCGTCGGTCTTAAATCGGACGGCACGGTGGTTGCTGTGGGTGATAATGGATTTGGCCAATGCGATGTAAGCGGCTGGCGCGGCATCCGACTACCCGGCAATTAG
- a CDS encoding DUF1048 domain-containing protein, which yields MRIKDIIEGKKEWRAHVARVKALPQDYQIVYKEIQKYFFKVGPVELTDGTGLLSGIIDLFEEGAALGKGVLEVTGSDVAAFCDDLIKDSKTYADIYQESVDQEGYNTLKKFKDKKK from the coding sequence ATGAGAATAAAAGATATCATCGAAGGCAAAAAAGAATGGCGAGCGCATGTGGCGCGTGTCAAAGCGCTCCCGCAAGATTATCAGATTGTATATAAAGAGATTCAAAAATATTTCTTTAAGGTCGGTCCTGTTGAGTTAACCGACGGGACGGGTTTGCTCTCGGGGATTATCGATCTTTTTGAAGAGGGCGCGGCCTTGGGGAAAGGCGTGCTCGAAGTGACGGGCAGTGACGTAGCGGCTTTCTGCGATGATCTAATCAAAGATTCAAAAACTTACGCTGACATCTATCAAGAATCTGTTGACCAAGAAGGTTACAACACCTTGAAAAAGTTTAAGGATAAAAAAAAGTAA
- a CDS encoding PadR family transcriptional regulator, with the protein MLKGVLEGCVLEIISRNETYGYEITRRLNALGFSDVVEGTVYTILIRLEKNKLVEITKKPSDMGPPRKFFAINDAGREELRRFWEKWEFVSSKINELKEKK; encoded by the coding sequence ATGCTCAAAGGCGTGCTTGAAGGCTGCGTCCTTGAAATTATAAGCCGCAATGAAACCTATGGCTACGAAATCACACGACGGCTGAACGCCCTCGGTTTCTCAGATGTTGTGGAGGGAACGGTATACACCATCCTGATCCGACTTGAAAAAAATAAGTTGGTGGAGATCACCAAGAAGCCCTCTGACATGGGACCGCCGCGAAAGTTTTTCGCGATCAACGACGCGGGGCGCGAGGAGCTGCGGAGGTTCTGGGAAAAATGGGAGTTCGTATCATCAAAAATTAACGAGTTAAAGGAGAAAAAATAA
- a CDS encoding SDR family NAD(P)-dependent oxidoreductase, with translation MTIQGKVVVITGGSSGLGKAMAIEMVNRGANVVINGRREEALAEVAKEIDPTGRKVRFVAGNIADPKVAQRLIEEGLVHFGRIDTLVNNAGIFMSKPFTEYTEEDFVTYLSTNVVGFFHVTQRAVTEMLKQGSGHIVNITTSLVDQPSVNVPSVLASLTKGGLKSATKSLAIEYASSGIRVNAVSPGVIKTPMHAVETHEALASLHPMGRMGESQDIVDAVLYLDSANFVTGEILYVDGGQNAGTK, from the coding sequence ATGACTATACAAGGAAAAGTAGTAGTGATTACTGGTGGAAGCAGCGGTCTAGGGAAAGCAATGGCGATTGAGATGGTGAATCGGGGAGCGAATGTTGTCATTAATGGGCGCCGCGAAGAGGCATTGGCTGAGGTTGCCAAAGAAATCGATCCTACAGGAAGAAAAGTGCGTTTCGTAGCTGGTAATATCGCCGATCCTAAGGTCGCGCAGCGCTTAATTGAAGAAGGGCTGGTTCACTTCGGACGCATTGATACGCTAGTTAATAATGCAGGTATCTTTATGTCTAAACCATTTACAGAGTATACCGAAGAGGATTTTGTAACGTATTTATCCACGAATGTCGTTGGCTTCTTCCACGTTACCCAACGTGCGGTGACTGAAATGCTGAAACAAGGGTCAGGACACATTGTAAATATTACGACAAGTCTGGTTGATCAACCGTCAGTGAACGTTCCTTCTGTACTTGCCTCATTGACGAAGGGCGGTCTAAAGTCGGCTACAAAATCATTGGCAATTGAGTATGCGTCGAGCGGTATTCGCGTGAACGCCGTTTCGCCGGGAGTCATCAAAACACCTATGCATGCTGTTGAAACACATGAGGCACTAGCTAGTTTACATCCTATGGGACGCATGGGCGAATCTCAGGATATCGTCGATGCCGTCCTTTACTTGGATTCTGCCAACTTTGTTACAGGTGAGATCCTCTATGTTGATGGTGGGCAAAACGCTGGAACTAAGTAA
- a CDS encoding DsbA family oxidoreductase: MNELLIDVYMDTSCPWCRMGTTSLLTALKQLPAGKKATVRWNAFQINPGIHTEGEDYRQVMIGRLGGVPQFEARKKQYNENGKHFGLKYNMDIVKYTPNTTLSHQLISMTPEHLKVQLIEKIYTAYFEEGVNIGDVDELVKIGSSIGVSDAADLKERLTQGEGLEKVELGQRSAQKLGVRGVPFFVINEEISLSGLQSPADFVKLFEQM, translated from the coding sequence ATGAATGAATTGTTGATTGACGTTTATATGGATACTAGTTGCCCTTGGTGCCGTATGGGAACGACTAGTCTGTTGACCGCTCTGAAGCAATTGCCAGCAGGTAAAAAGGCAACCGTACGTTGGAATGCCTTTCAGATTAACCCTGGAATTCATACGGAGGGAGAAGATTATCGGCAGGTGATGATTGGCCGCTTAGGCGGAGTTCCTCAATTCGAAGCAAGGAAGAAGCAATATAACGAAAACGGGAAACACTTTGGTCTTAAATATAATATGGATATCGTCAAATATACGCCTAATACAACGTTATCTCATCAGTTAATATCAATGACCCCTGAGCACCTAAAAGTGCAATTGATAGAGAAAATATATACGGCTTATTTTGAAGAGGGTGTAAATATCGGGGATGTGGATGAACTTGTGAAAATAGGATCATCCATCGGGGTTAGTGACGCCGCGGATCTAAAGGAGCGGCTTACTCAAGGTGAAGGGCTAGAAAAAGTAGAACTAGGACAACGAAGCGCGCAAAAACTCGGTGTCAGAGGGGTTCCATTCTTTGTTATTAATGAAGAAATTAGCTTATCTGGGCTGCAATCACCTGCTGACTTTGTTAAATTGTTTGAACAAATGTAA
- a CDS encoding NAD(P)-dependent oxidoreductase: protein MKIIVFGATGNTGRRVLVQGIKMGHEMTAFVRNPEKLYDQLGEHSAKHVKVIVDDMMDPVSVGEALAHQDAAIIAAGHAGQGEEFVRIVDNIISQCELQPSFSGRVWIMGGAGLLDIPHTELIGNNLPGFPPEFRNHNRNFERLQQTGLDWSIMCPGTMIDSREHPDPVHLHVTTEILPVPIPETIKDYSEAEIAGHLFSRLQELNVAYDDVAICMLDHIELGGAFKRKRVGLAYQSNISVR, encoded by the coding sequence ATGAAAATTATTGTTTTTGGAGCGACGGGGAATACAGGGAGAAGAGTGTTGGTACAAGGGATAAAAATGGGGCATGAAATGACCGCATTTGTGCGAAATCCTGAGAAGCTTTATGATCAACTAGGTGAGCATTCCGCAAAGCATGTGAAGGTGATCGTGGACGATATGATGGACCCAGTGAGCGTCGGTGAGGCGCTCGCGCATCAAGACGCCGCTATTATCGCAGCTGGCCATGCGGGCCAGGGAGAAGAGTTTGTTCGTATCGTCGATAACATTATAAGCCAATGTGAATTGCAACCTAGTTTCTCTGGGCGGGTATGGATAATGGGAGGAGCCGGCCTGCTGGATATTCCACATACTGAGCTTATCGGCAACAATTTACCCGGTTTCCCACCTGAGTTTAGAAATCACAACCGGAATTTCGAAAGGCTACAACAGACTGGGCTCGATTGGTCCATTATGTGTCCGGGAACAATGATTGATTCAAGAGAGCATCCAGATCCGGTTCATCTGCATGTAACAACGGAAATCTTGCCCGTTCCGATTCCGGAGACGATCAAGGACTATTCCGAGGCAGAAATAGCCGGTCATTTGTTCAGCCGACTTCAAGAGCTAAATGTTGCTTATGACGATGTCGCCATATGTATGTTGGACCATATTGAGCTCGGAGGAGCGTTTAAAAGAAAAAGGGTCGGTCTAGCTTATCAAAGCAATATTTCAGTGCGCTGA
- a CDS encoding NAD(P)H-dependent oxidoreductase: MKILVIVTHPNIEASNWNKSWVNELQKHDDITIHELYKEYPDENIDVAREQQLIEAHDRIIFQYPLYWYSTPPLLKKWFDSVLLYNWAYGPEATKTVGKEIGVAISAYGTEESYQANGSNRFTMEEILRPIQALTRFISAIYLPHFVLNDTSDVTDERLTQSSIDFVNHIKTVRSAEVVSK; encoded by the coding sequence ATGAAAATTTTAGTTATCGTAACTCACCCGAACATCGAGGCATCCAATTGGAACAAATCATGGGTAAACGAGCTGCAAAAGCATGACGATATCACGATCCATGAATTATACAAAGAGTACCCAGACGAAAATATCGATGTTGCTAGAGAGCAGCAGTTGATCGAGGCGCACGATCGGATTATTTTTCAATACCCGTTATATTGGTACAGCACACCGCCATTACTGAAAAAGTGGTTTGACTCCGTCTTGCTATACAATTGGGCATATGGACCAGAAGCTACTAAAACAGTTGGTAAGGAAATCGGCGTTGCGATTTCGGCTTATGGTACAGAAGAGTCTTATCAAGCAAACGGATCCAACCGTTTTACAATGGAAGAAATTTTACGACCAATTCAAGCGCTCACTCGCTTTATTAGTGCCATATATCTGCCTCACTTCGTTCTAAACGATACTTCTGACGTGACGGATGAAAGATTAACTCAAAGTAGTATCGATTTTGTAAATCATATTAAAACTGTGCGGTCAGCTGAGGTGGTAAGTAAATGA
- the ppsA gene encoding phosphoenolpyruvate synthase, translating to MSTLVLDFQEMEKTQLWLVGGKGLNLGELSKIRGIQVPEGFCVTTVGYQKAIEQNETYHVLLNRLTMLKVVDRDQIGEISRKIRQIITEVEIPSDVVKAVTHYLSQFGEEHAYAVRSSATAEDLPHASFAGQHDTYLNIIGKNAILQHISKCWASLFTERAVIYRMQNGFDHRQVYLSVIVQKMVFPQASGILFTADPITSNRKLLSIDASFGLGEALVSGLVSADCYKVREEEIVEKRIATKKLAIYGRKEGGTETKQIDPDQQKTQTLSEEQILQLAHIGRQIEAYFGCPQDIEWCLDKDTFFIVQSRPITTLYPIPEANDQENHVYLSVGHQQMMTDPIKPLGLSFYLLITPAPMRKAGGRLFIDVAPRLATPVNRETLLNTVGYDPLIKGALMTIIERDFIKLVPNDQTAPIPGRSNTDMLAQFENDPTIVTDLIKSSQTSIEELKQKIQAKSGSDLFDFILEDIQQLKKILFDPRSTAVFMSAINASTWINDKMNEWLGEKNAADTLSQSVPNNITSEMGLALMEVADVIRPYPEVIDYLQHIKDENFLDELVKLDGGQEIRDAIYAFLNKYGMRCAGEIDISKTRWSEKPITLVPMILGNIKQFEPNAGIRKFEQGRQEALEKEQELLARLKQLPDGEHKANETKRMISLIRNFIGYREYPKYGWINRYFVYKQALLKEAELLVKASVIHEKEDIFYLTFEELHEVVRTNQLDDQIIKKRKEDYKFFEKLTPPRVITSDGEIIAGEYKRENLPANAIVGLPVSSGVIEGRARVILNMENAHLEDGDILVTSFTDPGWTPLFVSIKGLVTEVGGLMTHGAVIAREYGLPAVVGVENATRLIKDGQRIRVNGTEGYIEILL from the coding sequence ATGAGTACTTTGGTTCTCGATTTTCAGGAAATGGAAAAAACGCAGCTTTGGCTCGTTGGCGGAAAAGGGTTAAATTTAGGGGAGTTATCTAAAATTCGAGGGATACAAGTACCGGAAGGATTTTGTGTTACAACAGTGGGGTACCAAAAAGCCATCGAGCAAAACGAAACGTATCATGTTTTGCTCAATCGACTAACCATGCTAAAAGTAGTGGATCGAGACCAAATTGGTGAAATCAGCAGGAAGATTCGACAAATCATTACGGAAGTAGAAATTCCATCCGATGTTGTGAAAGCAGTTACTCACTATCTCTCCCAATTTGGTGAGGAACATGCTTATGCAGTGCGTTCTAGCGCGACTGCTGAAGATTTGCCGCATGCTTCTTTTGCCGGTCAGCATGATACCTATTTAAATATCATCGGCAAAAATGCGATCTTGCAGCATATAAGCAAATGTTGGGCTTCACTGTTCACAGAGCGCGCGGTAATCTACCGTATGCAGAATGGATTCGATCACAGGCAAGTTTATTTATCTGTTATCGTTCAAAAGATGGTTTTCCCACAGGCTTCGGGGATTTTATTTACCGCTGATCCCATTACTTCTAATCGAAAGTTGTTATCCATCGATGCCAGTTTTGGACTCGGAGAAGCTCTGGTCTCCGGCTTGGTATCTGCCGATTGTTATAAAGTGCGGGAAGAGGAAATCGTCGAGAAGAGGATCGCAACCAAAAAATTGGCTATCTATGGACGGAAAGAAGGCGGAACAGAGACAAAGCAGATCGATCCTGATCAGCAAAAGACTCAAACACTTAGTGAAGAACAAATTTTACAATTAGCACACATCGGAAGACAGATCGAAGCTTATTTTGGTTGCCCGCAAGATATCGAATGGTGTTTGGATAAAGATACATTTTTTATTGTCCAGAGCCGGCCGATCACGACTTTATACCCTATCCCTGAAGCAAATGATCAAGAAAATCACGTCTATCTATCAGTTGGTCATCAACAAATGATGACCGATCCCATAAAACCATTGGGATTGTCTTTTTACCTGTTAATTACTCCCGCACCTATGCGTAAAGCCGGTGGGAGGTTGTTTATTGATGTTGCACCTAGGCTGGCTACACCTGTCAACCGGGAAACTTTATTAAATACCGTGGGATACGATCCGCTCATAAAAGGCGCACTCATGACCATAATAGAGCGAGATTTTATTAAATTGGTACCAAATGATCAAACAGCACCGATTCCGGGCAGAAGTAATACAGATATGCTGGCACAATTCGAGAACGATCCGACAATCGTTACTGATTTGATTAAGAGTAGTCAAACATCGATAGAAGAGTTAAAACAAAAAATCCAAGCGAAATCGGGATCGGATTTGTTTGATTTTATTCTGGAAGATATCCAGCAATTAAAGAAGATCTTATTTGACCCACGAAGTACGGCTGTTTTTATGTCTGCCATCAATGCTTCAACATGGATCAATGATAAGATGAACGAGTGGTTAGGTGAAAAAAACGCAGCAGATACGCTCTCTCAATCTGTACCTAACAATATTACTTCGGAAATGGGTCTGGCGCTAATGGAAGTTGCAGACGTGATTCGCCCTTATCCAGAAGTCATTGATTATTTACAGCATATAAAAGATGAGAACTTTTTGGATGAACTGGTAAAATTGGATGGTGGACAGGAAATTAGGGACGCAATCTATGCCTTTCTCAATAAATACGGAATGCGATGCGCTGGAGAAATCGACATTTCGAAAACTCGTTGGAGTGAAAAACCAATTACACTTGTCCCTATGATTCTGGGTAACATCAAACAATTTGAGCCTAATGCTGGCATTCGGAAATTTGAACAAGGGCGTCAGGAAGCTTTGGAAAAAGAACAAGAGTTATTAGCTCGATTGAAGCAATTGCCGGATGGTGAACATAAAGCAAACGAGACAAAACGAATGATCAGCCTAATCCGGAATTTTATCGGTTACCGTGAATACCCAAAATATGGCTGGATAAATCGCTACTTCGTTTATAAGCAGGCTTTACTTAAAGAAGCCGAACTACTTGTAAAAGCTAGCGTTATTCATGAAAAAGAAGATATATTTTATCTCACTTTTGAAGAACTTCATGAAGTCGTACGCACAAACCAACTTGATGATCAAATCATCAAGAAACGAAAGGAGGATTACAAATTTTTTGAAAAACTGACGCCCCCACGTGTAATTACATCTGATGGTGAAATCATTGCAGGTGAGTACAAACGAGAAAATTTGCCGGCTAATGCGATTGTAGGTCTACCTGTTTCTTCCGGAGTGATAGAAGGAAGAGCGCGTGTCATTTTAAACATGGAAAATGCGCATCTGGAAGATGGAGATATATTAGTCACCTCCTTTACTGACCCTGGCTGGACACCATTATTTGTATCCATAAAAGGTCTAGTCACCGAAGTTGGCGGACTGATGACCCATGGAGCCGTTATCGCGCGTGAATATGGCTTGCCAGCAGTTGTTGGAGTGGAAAATGCTACCAGACTGATCAAAGACGGGCAACGAATTCGCGTGAATGGAACAGAAGGGTACATTGAAATATTGTTATGA
- a CDS encoding tautomerase family protein has protein sequence MPIVNIQVTREGTTPDRLSITAEEKAALIKGISEVLLNVLNKPLESTFVVIEEVDTDNWGWGGLPALEYRKKLAEKMK, from the coding sequence ATGCCGATCGTAAATATCCAAGTAACCCGTGAAGGCACCACACCAGATCGTCTGTCAATCACAGCTGAAGAGAAGGCCGCGCTTATTAAAGGGATCAGCGAGGTTTTGCTCAATGTTTTGAATAAACCGTTAGAATCTACTTTCGTTGTTATTGAAGAAGTTGACACCGATAATTGGGGTTGGGGTGGACTGCCTGCCTTGGAATATCGCAAGAAGCTTGCCGAGAAGATGAAATAA
- a CDS encoding NIPSNAP family protein: MIYELRIYDINPGKMKVILDRFRDHVIQLFNKHHMKITLFWEDLDESSNRLYYIVEHASMEERNLNYDRFRNDPEWMEVRRLSELNGPLVKKQESIFMKDVPFFENK; encoded by the coding sequence ATGATATATGAACTGCGGATTTATGATATTAATCCTGGCAAGATGAAGGTTATTTTAGATAGATTCAGGGATCATGTTATTCAATTATTTAACAAACATCATATGAAAATAACGCTTTTTTGGGAAGATTTAGATGAATCAAGTAACCGTCTCTATTATATTGTCGAACATGCCTCCATGGAGGAACGTAACCTGAACTATGATAGATTCCGCAACGACCCTGAATGGATGGAAGTAAGACGACTATCAGAACTTAATGGACCGTTAGTTAAGAAACAAGAAAGTATTTTTATGAAAGATGTCCCATTTTTCGAAAACAAATAA